Part of the Lepidochelys kempii isolate rLepKem1 chromosome 8, rLepKem1.hap2, whole genome shotgun sequence genome is shown below.
GGGCATTGTAAAGCATTCGGACGCCTCCCTCGGCACGGGCTCCCCTGGGGCCCAGCCTGACCGCCCAGGGAACTGAACCCCCTGCTTCTCCCCGGGACATGGGTAGCGACAGGTCGAgctttccacacacacccctctgccagCCAACCTCGACCCTGCCCCGAGGGGGGAGCTCAGGCTCCTGGCACTGGACTAACACTCACCAACCTGCTCTGCCCAAGCTGCTGACCAGGTCCCGATGCCCAGATGCTGGTGTCTGGGCAGGATTGGAGCTAGAGGTGAATGCTTCCTGTCAGTAAACATCTGACCCTTAAATGGGGAAACAGACAGGGCTTCCCTAGCCCCACAGCCACCGCAATGCACCAGAGGACCCACTAGGTGTCGCCGATTACTCCAGACGAGGGGAACCAAGCCGAGCGCGCATAACTCCGAACCCTGCCTCCAGCTGCCTCGTGGGTGGATCGAACCCGCTCTCCGGCAGAGACCTGTGGGGCTGACTTTTTCTTACCTTGCAGCAACACTGGCATAGCTTGTCATGCCAGGAAAGCTTCACGGAATTGATCTGTCCTACATAACGCCTGGCATCTAGATTTCAACCCCTCCCATGCCCCGCTGCCCTGCTGTGGCCCATCAGTACAAAGTTATGCCCGCAGCTTGTCCATAGCAGGGCATTCTGGGGTAGCTGGGGTAGCTACACACGGTCCTAACAGGCCCTGGGGTGGACGAGAAGGTAGGGTCAGACCCGTCTGCAGcagtgtcggtcccaggatattggagattCAAGAGGGGTGAGGTCGTATCTTTCAAGGGACCAACTGCCTGGTGAGAAAGACATACTTTCgagcttacccagagctcttctctgGGCCACTGGGGTCAGACCTGTCAGACTGGAGTTCTGGGTGGCCTTTTGTTATACGGGCTTTGTTAATTTCTCTGGTTCTGGTGTTGCACATGCAGACAGCATGACGTCGCCTCCGGAGGAGAGCTCCCCTGTTCCAGATCCCTGCCCCTACGCCCTAACTCCTGCACGCTGGGGTGCAGGGAGCCCCAATCCATGGTACTCTTGGGGTGCAGATCCCTTTATGCAGTTCCCCATATCGTGCTGCTGGCTCTAAGCAGCAGGATCACACTGATTCCACTGTATTGAAGGCCCTCTGCATCAAAGAAAGGGGAGCAGGATTTGCCCCTATAGGCTGGGTGGGGAAGCCCTGGCTGGCTGACCCTCAGAGAAGTGGCTGTGCTGTATGGAAGTATCCTGGAGAGATGCCTCCAACCACCAGTGTGAACGGAAGGGTCTCAGACCAGCTGGTTCCCTGAGAGAATGGCCATAGCCATGGGAAGGAGTTTATGTGGCTGCTACAAGAGGAACAGGCAGATAGCTGGGGCTCTGgacctgctggaggggatgatggagggcATCGAGTCTGAAATCCTACACTCCTCGGAACCAAAGGTTTCACTCCCATCAGGATCTAACTCAGCCTGCATATTTCTGCAGTTTACTCTGTGTGTGGATGATCCCTTTGAGTCCATGGTCCTGTCTGTGCAGCATAGATGCCGACGACCCCAGGGCACTGGTCCTAGGAATCTGGATCACTCATTGGCCAAGTATTGCAGGGTCATGGGTATCCAGTCAATCTCTGTGCCCTAGGGAGCGTGATTCCCACACACCACCTTTCTGGTTTGAACAACACATGCCCCTTTTCAGTACAAGAGCTCACGTTTGCCCAGCCGTTGCCTGGGGAACTGCTCTCCTCTGGAGTGGGTGTAATCAGGGTGttccccagtgctccagggcACTGAGCTGAGTACCTGGTGCAGGTAACTCTTTGCAGAGCAGCAGGATCTGACCAGGTGAGaggcagggctcctgcccatgtttGTTTGTGCCAGGGCTGGGTTGCTTCAGAAACTGCGTTAGCAGCTTGACATCAGCTGCCTGCCAGAATCAGCCTGGGTTTCATGCTCAGACAGAGGAAAGTCCTAGATGGCCACCACGTACTGGGGGCAGGCGGTTCCATTCTTGGGAAGGAGCTAGAGCGGCCGGGTGAATTTAGTTAGTGGCTGAAAAAGGAAAGTCCCTCCCAATCAGCCAGTTCCCCCTCACCTCTTCCCTCCTTTCATGCCAGATGCAACTGGGAGATGCTAGTGGGTCACAGATATTTAGGGCTCAAAAGAAGGACAGGGGGTCACCCcaaccctttcctctcccctgctgcagggTGTTTTAATGTGAGATGCTAAAGGTGGCAGATTTTGGAAGATGTGACCAATAGTATATCCCTCTAATTACCTATAAGTAATAATAGTGGTTAAACATGCATTGCCAATAGGGGGCGgtgtgctgctggggggtgcCATCTTTCCGACGACACGTACAATGGAGGCTCTGAACATTCATTGttgttaaagatcccatggcacgtTTAATAAAAGCAGCAGGGTCGGCCTTTGTGAAGTTCTCATCTGGGTACCTGCACGCTGTTTCCCTGTATTTCAGTTAGGATAGGATTCTTTTTCACTTCCTATCTTAAGCTGCTTTGCAGAATTACTGTACGCTGCGGGGTTCCCCCCCAGAGACAGCTACATTTCAGGCCTGGGTGAAGTGAACCTTGTACAGATAAAGTTTGGAAAGTTTTTGAAGAGAGAAACTGCTCTCCAAGAGTTAAATTGATCCATTAAATGGATCGAACTGCAGGCTTACTCAACAATTGGTGTTTGTTGTACAAGAACTGTTGTGAGTTAGTTACAAACCTCTTTTTACTCAGAAGAAATCACGAATctattttcctctcctttttgcTTTAGGTCATGAGCTGTGGACCTTCATACTGTGGggtgggctgctgctggccacgcGACTTGCTCTAGGAACTGTGGAAAAAACCTGCAACTGCAGTACAGTTGTGGCCTTCTCTGATTTTCAGGCCGCTCCAGCCCTCCAGACATGCTGTTTGAACTTCACCAGGACTGAAATTCGCTCCCTGGACTGGAGCCTCTTTGGTGGAGTAACAGGCCTGAGAGAGCTATACCTCTCGCATTGCAGCGTATTGGACATTGTCAATGCACCAGGGGTGCCCGTCATGCTGGAGATTTTGCACTTGGATCACAATCAGTTGGAAAAGCTTCCAGAAAGTTTCCTAGAAGATGCCCCCCGATTGAGGATCCTTCGATTGGACGGCAACAAGCTTCACAAGCTGCCCAAATCCTTCCTGAGAGCTTCCACCCAAATCCAAGAGGTTAACCTTGGCTTCAATGACTTGGCCTCCCTTCCCTCCAGTGTCTTTAAGCCATCTCTCACCAGGCTCGGCCTCTCCAACAATAGCTGGGATTGCACCTGCACCTTGTTCAGTGACCTGGAGAAGTATCCCCGAGAGCCACCCAGCGGGGACATGCAGGGCTCTGTCGTGGTGTGCAGCACCCCTGAGCGTTACCGCAGCATGGACATCCGAGACATCGGTAAGAAGGAGCTCTGCCGGGCACACAGCTTGACCGCCCTCTTCATCTGCCTGCCCCTGGTGGTCATTTTAGCCCTGGTCGCCTGGTGCTTTTGCAGGCAGAAGAGAAAGACGGGCTCTGCCCTGAGCCGCAGTCCGGAGTGCCACCTGGCCACAGCGGAGAGGAACGGTGCCAAGGGGCTGGCAGAGCATCTCCACTATATCCAGTGTGAGCTGCCCACTGCCCCCACCGAGAGCGAGAAGAACATGCTGCTGAGGAACCAGATCCTGCTGAAGCCTTCCACCGCCCTGCTGGGGAGCAACCGGGACCTCTACGAAGAGGTGGAAATCAAGCTGGGGGCCTTGGATGATTCCTTGGTGCTGGTCAACGATGGGAGCCTCGACCAGGAGACGGGCCCCGAGGGGGCCCCCCaggtggcggcagcagcagacGAACTGGCGGGCAGCGAGCTGGAAGCGGAGACGGTGAGCGTGACGGACGTCCTGAAGGACTCGGTGGACCGAGAGAAGCTCTACATGAGCCAGGCGGTGGATTATTACAACCTGGTGCCTGCCATCGAGCTGGAGGACTCCGACCACCAGGAGTACGAGAACATTGACCTGCACTGAGGCTTGGCCACTGAGGTGTCCTGGGAACCTGGGGCCGTGTCCTGGGAACCTGGGGCCGTGTCCTGCCCTTGCTGACATCCAGCGCACTCCCGGGGGTGAGAGGGGATGGGAGCTAGCACAGGATGCAGCTGGAAGGTAGTGAATGGATATCTTGTCAGTCAAACGACCGTTGTCATGTCGATCCATTGGACTGGAGCGAGAGCGATTGTACATGAGGTATAAATGTCTGGAAATGACTCCGGCTGGCTCATTGCAGAGTGGGACGTGCTGCCTTCCGaattcccaccccctccaccctcaAACCCCCTTTGCCTCTCACGGTCCGGTCTTCCCGCACATGTCCTGCATCATAGGCTCCCGTGGCCGCCCACGACTGGCGGTCAGGGGCCAGCCGTCCTTAGCAGGGCTTCGTGCTGCTCCCTGAATGCCCTGGAAAACAACAGGGGTTCAGGTCAGGAACCTATCCGACCCTCTCCGGCGCGGCGTGATTCCCCTCCTTCTGCCGAGGGGGTCGGCACCGCAGCGGCTGCGTGTCCCGCTCCTGCCGGCCCGGGCATGCAGTGGAGGGAGCGTGTCGAGGAGTCGCAGCACCTCTTGCTCCACCGCGCGTGCACCGAGCAGGGGGCATGGAGCCGTCGGGGCACAGAGCCGTCAGCGCGACCCCGCGGGCAGGAGGCAGCTGGAGACGGGGCATGGGGAGCGGGAAGCCCCAAGAACGAGGTGGTGGTACTGACACGGGCTGGGTCTGAAAAAGGCTCGGGTTGGGTTTTGGTCTCCCTCAGGCTTGAATTAGACCCAAGCAGGCCTCTGCCATGCTCCCACCCCTGGCCTGGTTCTGCTCCTGCCTTCGGGGTGCAGGTCGGGACTATCTCCATCAAAGTCACTGGGGTGACCCGGGTGCAAAACCAGCATgagtgggaggaggctcaggccCTGGAAATCCAAGGCTGCtctgctggggacagggcagggtcGCTGCGGGAAGAGGAGGGACCCAACGGTGAGGTGtctgcagggcagagaggggaCCGGCCACAGCTCCTGGTACCCCAAACCCCACAGCGTTAACAACGACCAGTGCCCTGGGGCatgagggcagcagcagagctgagctcccagctcctggcccttTAACATCTGGGAGGAAAGTCATTTATTGCTGCAGGGACATACAACACTGGGACGATGCAAAGCAGAACAGgccagctcccctctccccttgGCTCGGGCTAaggagctcaggatctggccctgcgtGTGTTGCTTATGAGGCAGCCAGTCACCACGCCCGCCCTGCTGCCGCAAGAGTCACTGACATCAGCCCCTCGTCCTGTGGCTCCAGGGCTCCCTAGGCCTGAGCGTGGCAGGGGTGTGGGCTGGTGGCTGGAGCACAGGAGTGGGAGGCAGGAACGCCACATTCTAATTCCTCTTCTGCCACTTCCTGTCTGGGCAGCTGTGGGCACATCTGCTCCTCTCTGTGCCCCTAGCTGCCCTGTGGGGTAAAGCTGACCTGGCCCCCGGGGCTGGGAGGCTTCATTCAGCgtgcagagcacagcaggaagctgaGAAGTGCTGAACTAAGCAGGCTTTGCAGCTGGCCGGCCCTACTGCTGGGCCACGCGGGTGTTGGCCTCGGACAAGGGCCAGATCCAGCCACAACCACCCAGTCCCCAAACCCTTGTCTGGCCTCTCTGGCTCATGCTCCCAGGGGCCCCAGTGCAGAGCTGTGTCAGGCTATGGGGGGAGGCAGGCGGCTGGTGAGGGGCATTTTATCCTTGTTGGAGTAATGAGGATCTCCTGGTTTTCCTCCTTTGAACCCCAGCCTCGTGCCCACCCCCTCCTCGCTGTCTCTTCCTTCCCGCCAGCTGTGGGGGCTCAATGGGATGGGATTCccgctgccctggagccagccagagacacGCCCAGAgctcccgccctgccccaggCACTGAGCGTGGGCACAGGGTGCAGTCCTTGCCCGCAGGGACAGCCATGAACcgaccctgcctgcagccagctggcatgctgctggagcccgggcaAGCCAGCAAAGGGGACCCCTCCCCACGGGCCACAGGCAAAGCAGCTGAGGCTGAAGGATGGTTTTATGAGCAGCCATAATAGCTTCAACCCGAGGCCGACTTCTCCTGGAGATTGACTCCGCAGCTTATCTTTATGAGGCCCGTGATGCTGCAACAGCCACGGCCCCTGCCGTGGCGCTGCTGGGATCCCGCCGCCTTTCCCGGGCGGGTATGTGGAGGATCCCTGTTTCCACTCGGACCAGCCCACGGCGCTCTGTGCAGGGCAGCGTAGGCTTTCACAGTGGGTTCGGCCTCGCAGGGGACACAGGATCAGCAGTGTCGGTGTATCCCTCCCACCGCTGCGGACTTCTCCTcggctgcccagcccagccccaccctgccgtGGGTGATGTGTACCCTTTGCACAGGGAAGCTGTCACCAGAGCAGGCCGGCTGTAAATAAGGGCTATTTACTGCCCTCTTCTCTGAGCTGGGTTCCAGTGGGAAAGAGGAGAAGGGAGCGGAGGGGTTGTAAATCATCCCCTACCCCGGGGCAGGGCCAAGGCAGAGCTCAACGGATACATCCACTGAACCCTGCAGGGAGCATAGGCTGCTGCCACTCCTACCTCAGCCCCTCACCAGGGCCCTGCCCTTTGCCCGTGGAGTTTCTGCCCAgacagcccaaccccctgctgcccTCGTATGGCCTACGGGCAGCACTGGGGTCCCCCTGAACCCCAGGGTCCTTCACTCCAGCTGCCACAGCTCCTCCTTGGAAGAGTCGCTGCGGCCAGTGCAAAGAATCCTGGCACACAAAGGCTCAAGGAGGCAGAGGACGAAAGGAGACGGGAGGGAGCGAGGGCTGTGTGGGGGACGGAGCAGTGGGCGGCAAGGAATTAATTCCTTCCTTTCTCCGAGGCCACCAGGCTCTGGGAACTGAGACTTTCCTGGATGCCAGGGAAAGGAGCAGTCTAGGCTGGGGTTAACCCTCCATGGAGAGACGTACTGGCCCCAGAAAGGAACGGCAGAGTTTCGGGGAACGTTTCATTAACAGTCACTCAGCCTCAGTGCCGGAAGGACAAGCAGGTTCACCAGACACACCCCGAACCTGCAGCCCTCTCCTGGTGAACCGACTAGCTCCCAAAGTGACCTGCTCCTGCATGGCCTGGATCTCTCATAACCTTCAGGCTGGATTCTCCCCTAGCTACCACAGCTTCAGCGGGTGCAAAGATCTGACTGGGGATAGGGGGAAGAAAGGGGTGCAAGATGCTGACTATAGCTGGCCTTACCAGACGTACCAGCACTAGACATAAGGCAGGGCTGTGAGATGAAAGAGCTCCAAGAAGGGGAGGGACAGAACATGTTGATATCTCCGTTAGAGGAAGCTGCATTTCCTGCAAAGAATATCGCTCAGCAATCTCTGCTTGGCAAGGAGCCCCTGCCCCATATGTTGgtgctttgttttgatttgagTATTTATTTATATCCCACCAATGCTTTCTTCCAGGGGTTTACTTCAGGGTAAGTCCAAAACGCACAGCAGCAAACTAGTTATGACTCAACACCAAGGCGGGATCAATATCCACCGGGGTCTGGAAGTGAGGGTGCTTAGTACCGTGGAGACGCTCAGGGAATACACAGTTTCCTTccagaggggttggaggaaagGCAGAGTCTTTTAAACAATAGCAAGTGgacagctctgccccttccccgcctcGTGGAAATAAAAAAATGGTTAACAAGATAATGCATTTAGTTTTCTCAATGCCAGTTAAATATATAAGACCCAGAGGGGCTACAGAAAAATATACTTAATCTGCATATGTAAATTAAACAAAGAAATTGCACATCAGGCTTTAATGGGATCTAACATGTTTCACAATATCTTCATTAACATGCACTGACGAGCAGGTCAGTACCCCAAGGGCGATCCCTGAGGATTCCAGCAGGAAATGCAGCTGGAGGACACATCCAGGCAGGAAGGTGAGAGCATTACTGGGACACGCATGCCATGCTAGAAAGCAAGCCCCAGAAAGCTCCTGGGCTGGCCTGCCATTCTTTGTGTATCTTCCTGCAGCTGTGGTGCTGGTCATCCCAGCGAGCTATGTTAGGCTGCCACCACGCCTGCTTTGTTACTTTGTGTTTAGTTATTTCCCCCCCCAGAGACAGAGCAGTGTGGTGTCCTCGCTCAAGAGACTGGAAACTATTTTACGTTCCATTGCagctttcctttttaatctcaagGGGAGCTAGTTCAAGTCCATCACGCAGTGAGAAACTGGCTCCTTTCTAGCCTTGAACAAACTTGGTCACCAAAGGGCACTCAACTCGGTAATTCAATAAAGATGTGCTTGAGGGATGCCAAACTGCTCAGAGTCTCAAAGCCGGATTGGGTGCCTGTGAACAGAGTGGCTGCCTCCTGGGCTGAGGTCACTCTGCtggcaccctgcctcagtttccccactttcaGGGCTCACTCACTCAAGCTACCCAACAAACTCTGGTTCTGCtactgccccgccccccaggctgggtttattaaaagaacaaaaccattcccaaaacaggtttcagaataatagctgtgttattctgtatctgcaaaaagaaaaggaggacttgtggcaccttagagactaaccaatttatttgagcataagctttcgtgagctacagctcacttcatcggatgcattcccaAAACAGAGTTTCT
Proteins encoded:
- the LOC140916613 gene encoding uncharacterized protein, with product MGPAAGGHELWTFILWGGLLLATRLALGTVEKTCNCSTVVAFSDFQAAPALQTCCLNFTRTEIRSLDWSLFGGVTGLRELYLSHCSVLDIVNAPGVPVMLEILHLDHNQLEKLPESFLEDAPRLRILRLDGNKLHKLPKSFLRASTQIQEVNLGFNDLASLPSSVFKPSLTRLGLSNNSWDCTCTLFSDLEKYPREPPSGDMQGSVVVCSTPERYRSMDIRDIGKKELCRAHSLTALFICLPLVVILALVAWCFCRQKRKTGSALSRSPECHLATAERNGAKGLAEHLHYIQCELPTAPTESEKNMLLRNQILLKPSTALLGSNRDLYEEVEIKLGALDDSLVLVNDGSLDQETGPEGAPQVAAAADELAGSELEAETVSVTDVLKDSVDREKLYMSQAVDYYNLVPAIELEDSDHQEYENIDLH